A portion of the Bacteroides faecium genome contains these proteins:
- a CDS encoding FecR family protein produces the protein MKEKKMSNLSEDIINKYLTGQCTEEELVEVNTWMKESEENARQLFRMEEVYHLGKFNQYADGQRMARAEKQLYKKLDEEKGKQNKILRMHRWMRYAAAIAAILVIGGGAGYWFYQSGTDQQMMVAVANEGIVKEVVLPDGTKVWLNNSAILKYPREFSEKERNVHLEGEAYFEVTKNRHKPFTIQSDAMRVRVLGTRFNFKCDKRCRIAEATLIEGEIEVKGNKEEGQIILAPGQRAELNKNNGRLTVKQVDAKMDAVWHDNLIPFQKADIFTITKALERFYDVKIILSPDIQSNKTYSGVLKRKADIESVLKSLQNSIPIDYKIVGSNIFISPK, from the coding sequence ATGAAGGAGAAGAAAATGAGTAATCTGAGTGAAGATATAATCAACAAATATCTGACAGGACAATGCACTGAAGAGGAACTCGTCGAAGTAAATACTTGGATGAAAGAATCGGAAGAAAATGCCCGGCAGTTATTCCGCATGGAAGAGGTTTATCATTTGGGTAAATTCAATCAATATGCCGACGGGCAACGGATGGCACGTGCGGAAAAACAGCTCTACAAGAAGCTGGACGAAGAAAAAGGAAAACAGAACAAAATACTGCGTATGCATCGCTGGATGAGATACGCGGCTGCCATTGCTGCCATATTGGTCATCGGTGGCGGAGCCGGATACTGGTTCTATCAGAGCGGAACCGACCAGCAAATGATGGTTGCCGTCGCCAACGAAGGCATCGTGAAGGAAGTTGTCCTGCCGGACGGTACCAAAGTCTGGTTGAACAACTCGGCAATATTAAAATACCCGCGCGAGTTTTCCGAGAAAGAGCGCAACGTGCATCTGGAAGGAGAAGCCTATTTCGAAGTAACCAAGAACCGTCACAAGCCGTTCACCATACAGAGCGACGCCATGCGTGTACGTGTACTGGGGACAAGGTTCAACTTCAAATGCGACAAACGTTGCCGGATAGCGGAAGCGACACTGATTGAAGGTGAAATTGAAGTGAAAGGCAACAAGGAAGAAGGACAAATCATCCTCGCCCCCGGACAGCGTGCGGAACTGAACAAGAACAACGGACGGCTGACTGTGAAGCAAGTGGATGCCAAGATGGACGCCGTATGGCACGACAACCTGATTCCGTTCCAGAAAGCCGATATCTTCACCATCACCAAGGCTTTGGAACGTTTCTATGACGTGAAGATTATCTTGTCTCCCGACATTCAGTCGAACAAGACCTACTCCGGTGTACTGAAACGGAAAGCGGATATCGAATCTGTATTGAAATCATTGCAGAACTCTATCCCTATTGATTATAAAATTGTCGGAAGCAACATCTTTATTTCTCCCAAATAA
- a CDS encoding RNA polymerase sigma-70 factor: MNENFDVTYQTLFRRYYPSLIFYATRLVGEEDAEDVVQDVFVELWRRKDSIEIGDQIQAFLYRAVYTRALNVLKHRNVEDGYCAAMEEINQRRAEFYQPDNNEVIQRIEDRELRKEIYDAINELPDKCKEVFKLSYLHDMKNKEIADALGVSLRTVEAHMYKALKYLRSRLNPLWIILFLFLWQD, translated from the coding sequence ATGAATGAAAACTTCGATGTAACCTACCAAACGTTATTCCGCAGGTACTACCCCAGCCTCATCTTCTATGCCACCCGCCTGGTGGGCGAGGAAGATGCGGAAGATGTGGTACAGGATGTGTTTGTGGAGCTATGGAGACGGAAAGACAGCATAGAAATAGGCGACCAGATTCAAGCCTTTCTCTATCGTGCCGTCTATACCCGTGCCCTCAACGTTCTGAAACACCGGAACGTGGAAGACGGTTACTGTGCCGCCATGGAAGAAATCAACCAGAGGCGTGCAGAGTTCTATCAACCGGACAACAACGAAGTGATTCAGCGGATTGAAGACAGGGAGCTTCGCAAAGAAATCTACGACGCGATTAACGAACTGCCGGACAAATGCAAGGAAGTTTTCAAACTCAGCTATCTTCACGACATGAAAAACAAGGAGATAGCCGACGCTCTCGGAGTTTCACTCCGCACGGTAGAAGCACATATGTACAAGGCTTTGAAGTACTTGCGCAGTCGTCTCAATCCACTTTGGATTATTCTTTTCTTATTTTTATGGCAAGATTGA